Genomic DNA from Solanum dulcamara chromosome 4, daSolDulc1.2, whole genome shotgun sequence:
TAAACAATTACATAGTTTTAAGGACCATCTTGTAATTTAATACATGTACTGTTGATACAGCTTGTTATTTCACATTGTTAATATAATTATAGAGTTAGTACTACAAACATTAGTATCAAGTATTTATTTGGTAGCAAAAAATGGTATTTCAAGTAGACAAGTTCATGATACATATGCAAGCAGAGAACTACGaggttaaaaatataaatttcccGTCACATTGATTGAGGACACTTGGGTAAGGAGAACAGAAAAAAATTCCAGAAGCATATTAAAGCTCTCCAATTCTTAGGAATGTACTCTAAGTACAGCAGCTTACCTCCCCTGACAAAGGAGATGGCaaattgaatattattttccttttaataTTGTTTGTAAGACCAAATTATTCTCCCTAGAGACAGATAAACCAGTAAAGGGTGTTTCAGAATGTATATAGAATAATAGCAGCATGAGCTGAAAGAATGTTTCAGAATGTGCAGTTCAAGCTGTGGACTAAACTACTAAACGCAATTCTCCTGTTTGTAGAGCAAACTTCCGGTGTTGTGACAGAACGGAAGGGATTTTGACTGCCTGTATTCTTGAGGCCAAGTCATTTTCACAGGATCCCTTGTAATCCTTAGCTGCATTCAGTATTGTCTGGAAAATTTGCAGAGGGTCACCATGGCTGACCACCAACACTGTGCATCTGCAATTGAAGTGTCCGAATcacaattataatttatatgtcCATCACATGTCATGATAATACAATTAAAGGCTTATGGTTTCTTTGTGAGTGGGAAATGTCCCACATTAGGAGAATCTTGAATTCACACGACTCGTGGCTCTACCTTGCTATATTGGAAGTTCTTTTGATGATTTCCCAATTATGTCAAAGTGAATAAGTAAACCTCATTAGCATTTTACATAGCGACTTCCTTTACACTTAAAATTCTCCTACTTGACATGATAAATTTTGGAGGCAAAAGCATAATAAATACCCTCGAAATTGTGACTCCATGTTAATCAATGCATTCGTGAGTCTAGACACAACATCTGCAACACTTTCTCCACCTTCCGGCTGCATGAATGGATCCTTCTCATCTAGAGCCCATATATCAGAATACTGAAATCAGAAATAATCAATCAATTTGAGAGCCACAAGCCAAGTacaagtgcttatgttgaaggTGTTTAAGATTGTGCTACACCCACTTGATTTTGAAATGCAGAAGACAAACAACTTACTTTATCATGAGACTTAAGTTCATAAGAAGGACCAAAGAAGCGCTCCTGAAGATCATCTAGAGCCTGTTATAACAAAATTATCTTAATTCAGAGCTTTTCAAAAGCCAAGCCAAAATCATCACACACCAATCAATCAATTGTTCTAGGTCAGAAACATCTCATCAAGACAGAAAAGGAAGGTAGAAAAGGAAATGGAGCCCCAAAGAATCCTTATATAACATAAAAAACTTTGTAAGAATTGGTGATTGGCTCGAGTCCATCAGGCAAAGAAtgatataaaacatgaaaagtTTATAACAGCTTAAGCAAATTTATCTTCAGAAGGAAAAGTACATAGCATTTCAGCTTAACCATATAAATTTAGAGCCTGTTTTGATTGGCTTTCTAACTTATggcttatttttgttattttgacttaaaaacaaGTGCTTATAAACACTTTTTAACTTTACCCAAACACTTCAAAACTCCTTAAAAActattttggcttaaaagcgcctaaaataagccaatccaaacgggcacTTATAGATATGTCATTTAAGGAAGCAATGATCTAAGgtgaaaaaagagaaatagccCAAACAGTTCATCCTTATTATTTTAAATGACCATACCTCAAGTGGATGACTTATATCAATAAGGAAAAACTAGATTTCAGCCTATGAATTAACAACCCCTTTTACTTGTTGATCCTAGCTGCTTTTGACCTCAATTCAAGTCATGTATGTTCTAATAACTGTGATCTGAGAGAGCTTCATGAATTGATCATTTTAAGAATATCGGGAAACAAAGTACTATGATAAAACTTAATGTAATGAGTTAAAGGATTGGGCCAAGCCCATTTAAAATAAAGTAACTAATTAAATTACCTCACCCAGCCCATTAACTTCTTAAGTCCTAAGTTAACAACCTACCTCCTTAGTAATTACAATTAGAAATcagaaataataaaaaggagaaaggcggctttgaaaagaaaaaaagaggcaGTCAGCAAGTTATAAAACTGGTGCTGCTGGCTTCAAATGAAGCTGCCCACCAACAGTgagtatcaaaaaaaataacgagagggagaagaaaaagagaagagacgAGAAGAAGGGAAACAAAAAGGCAGTAGAGAAAACCTAATTCCTTGTTCTATCACTACAACCATCTTCCTCAATTAGTCTGAAAGGTAAGTTAGATTATTCATCTTTTCATTAGGCAATTTCTCTTTTCAGGGAGTAGTTGCTCTAAACAAATATGCACTTTGGCAGCAGTAGCACTAAAAGAAATGGTTTAAGGGTTAGAAACATGAGTTAGTACAACCCTTCAAATACTTACAGGGAAACATGCATTTATAGGGAGAATAACTTTTGTATGTTTGGTTTGCTTAGTCAAAACAGAGAATAGCAGTGCTTAGAGAACTTAGTTACTTGATGAACTTGAGCTATTTAGGAGAGGAGAAATTGGTACCTGATGAACTCACTTTTGACAGAGTTGTTacattatattttctttagatAATTGACACTTTGAGGAAGCAATTGTTAGAAGCGAATCGAAGTTATTCGGCAAAAGTATTGTGAGTGATAATTCCCCATAGTTGATTCTCAATTATAGCATGTTTTAGATTGTCTTTCGCATTGAAGTGATTTTTCCAGAAAGTGATTTTTCTTGCACACAGACAAGTGATAGTGTGATCGAATATTTGGAAATGTATTGAATCACTTTTACCATTACTCTTGAAGTTATGCTATTTTCGATTTATGATATACTATTGAATTCGAATTTGATACAAGAagaatatgaaattatgttgaatGATGTAAACTATCTCAGGAAGTTAACCTTGCCAATTCGCCATCATCTAACGTCGGGATCGTTAGACTTGGTGCTCCTTGTAGGACAAACTAATGTGGTACTGCCATCCTCTAGAAGAGAACCTAGTTGACGGGGTAGTCAGATGGCTATGGTAAATCCGTAGTGTCAGAAAGTATATTTGATACTGGCATTGGATCCTTCCAATAACTAATGGTTGTGATTATTTGAATAGCTTGAATACAGTTCTCATACATGAATTGctaatttaattaaaacaagCTATTGATGATGActcatgaattacatgatttttctatatatatatgcttgtcCCAAGTAATCCCTTTCAGATAATTCAGCAGAGGGTGACCCTTTGACTCTGACATAGTGATAGACAAAGCTGATGTCGGATCCAATAAGCCCCGCACTTGCTTTGCGTGGGCCATCATTTTGTTTAAGCTAATGGAGTATATTAGTGTATTTAAACCCTAGAGTCTTGCTCTTTGAGTCAGTCTAGTAAATTTGATTTTGGGTTGTATTAAGTACAGAAGAGGTGAGTTGGAACTTCTAATGTTTTGTGGAAGTATCTACCTTTTGATTTTGACAGTCtttttagacttatgatattGCTATTGTAGTAGGTTGGGTTGTTGTTTACTGAATGTTGGCAGGTTTAGAATTTATGGAGTGCCCTcgatacagaggaaactctgtcgaatTTTATTAGAAGGAAAAAGTGGTCGAGGCTTGCTCGATAGGCTTAGGCTCATTGAGGCCGGTCATGGCTTAGgtaaattgggtcgtgacacttaaaCAC
This window encodes:
- the LOC129885257 gene encoding uncharacterized protein LOC129885257; its protein translation is MAGEGGVTKRYWVLRHGKSIPNEMGLIVSSMENGKLEQYKLAPEGIKQAELAGESFLKALKEDNIPLGNVRICYSPFSRTTHTAQVVASVLDISFEGPQCMALDDLQERFFGPSYELKSHDKYSDIWALDEKDPFMQPEGGESVADVVSRLTNALINMESQFRGCTVLVVSHGDPLQIFQTILNAAKDYKGSCENDLASRIQAVKIPSVLSQHRKFALQTGELRLVV